In the genome of Amia ocellicauda isolate fAmiCal2 chromosome 3, fAmiCal2.hap1, whole genome shotgun sequence, one region contains:
- the ghrl gene encoding appetite-regulating hormone → MLLKSSVCGLLLICMLLLVTENAQAGSSFLSPTQKPQAKPIRKPIPRVTRRDSEGFVDILEDLYGEENKKEITFNVPFEIGITMSETEYQEYGPMLQKIMEDVLADSTAD, encoded by the exons ATGCTGCTTAAAAGCTCTGTCTGTGGCTTGTTGCTGATCTGTATGCTGCTGCTCGTGACTGAAAATGCACAGGCGGGGTCCAGCTTTCTGAGTCCTACACAAAAACCACAG GCAAAGCCGATAAGGAAACCTATTCCTAGAGTGACTCGTCGAGACTCGGAGGGGTTTGTGGATATTTTGGAAGATCTCTAcggagaggaaaacaaaaaagaaatcacG TTCAACGTACCGTTCGAAATTGGAATCACCATGTCAGAGACAGAATACCAGGAGTATGGACCCATGTTGCAAAAAATAATGGAGGACGTACTTGCAGACAGTACTGCAG